From Rhodopseudomonas palustris:
GGCCGGAGTGGCAGAAGCTCCGTCGCGTCGCCGGAATGCCGCTCGCCGCCGGTGAAAACTTCGCGAGCCGCGATGCGTTTCAACAGGCCCTGGCCGACGATACGCTCGGCGTGATCCAGCCCGACATCGCGAAATGGGGCGGGCTCTCCGCGTGCAGCCCGATCGCCCGCGACATCCTCGCCGCCGGCAAGCGGTTCTGTCCGCACTATCTCGGCGGCGGCATCGGCCTGCTCGCTTCGGCGCATCTGCTGGCCGGCATCGGCGGCGACGGCCTGCTGGAGGTCGACGCCAACGACAATCCGCTGCGCGAAGAGTTCTCCGGGCCGGTCGCCGCGATCGTCGACGGCCGCGTCTCGCTCGGCGAAGACCCGGGGCTCGGCATGGCGCCGGATCTGGCCTCGATCGAACGCTATCGCACCGCATGAAGGATACGGCCATGAGGGCGCAGGGTTACGACTACATCATCGTCGGCGCCGGCTCCGCGGGCTGCATCGTCGCCAATCGGCTGTCGGCCGATCCGGCCTGCCGCGTGCTGCTGCTCGAGGCCGGCGGGTCGGATCGCAACATCTGGCTGAAGCTGCCGGTCGGCTATTATCGCTCGATCTACGACGACCGCTTCTCGCGCAAGTTCATCACCGAGCCCGGCGAAGGCTCCGGCGGCCGCGCCATCGTCTGGCCGCGCGGCCGGGTGCTCGGCGGGTCGTCGTCGATCAACGGGCTGATCTTCATTCGCGGTCAGGCCGACGGCTTCGACGATTGGGAGCGGCTCGGCGCTACCGGCTGGAACTATCGCGACCTGCTGCCGTATTTCCGGCGCTACGAGCGCTATCGCGGCGGCGACAGTCAGTTTCACGGCGGCTTCGGCGAATTCGAAGTCTCGGATCTGCGCACCGGAAGCGAAGCGGCTGCGGCGTGGGTCCAGGCCGGCGTCGACTACGGCCTGCCGCGCAATCCGGATTTCAACGCCGAGACGACCTACGGCGTCGGCGCGTATCAGCTCGGCATCGGCAAGCGTTGGCGCAGCAGCTCCGCCTCGGCCTTCCTGCATCCGATCCGGCACCGCAAGAACTTGACGGTGATCACCCGCGCGCAGGCAAGCCGGGTGCTGTTCGACGGCACCACCGCGAGCGGCGTCGAATGGATCGAAGACGGCCGGCGCATGCAGGCCCGCGCCGAGCGCGAGGTGATCCTGTCCGCCGGCGCGCTGCAATCGCCGCAATTGCTGCAGCTCTCCGGCATCGGGCCGGCTCCGCTGCTGCGCGGCCTCGGCATCGACGTCGTGGCGGATGCGCCCGAGGTCGGGCAAAATCTGCAGGATCATTATCAGGCACGGATGATCGTCCGACTGAAGCAGAAGCATTCGCTCAACGATCAGGTGCGTAGTCCGGTTGGTCTCGCCCGGATGGGCCTGCAATGGTTGCTTGCGGGCAACGGGCCGCTCACCGCCGGCGCCGGACAGGTCGGCGGCGCAGCCTGCACGCGCTACGCAAAGGCGGGCCGGCCCGACGTGCAGTTCAACGTGATGCCGCTGTCGGTCGACAAGCCGGGCGAACCGCTGCACAGCTACTCGGGCTTCACCGCCTCGGTGTGGCAATGCCACGCCGAATCGCGTGGCCATCTGGCGATCCGCTCGACCGATCCGTTCGATCAGCCCACCATCGTGCCGAATTATTTCGAGCGTGACATCGATCGCAAGACGATCGTCGCCGGCCTCGAAATTCTCCGCGACATCTATCGGCAGAAATCCTTCCGCGAGCGCTGGGATCTGGACGTGGTGCCGGGCGCCGCCATCAATGACGCCGCCGGATTGTGGGAGTTCGCGCGCAGCACCGGCGGCACGGTGTTCCACGCCTGCGGTACCTGCCGGATGGGATCGGACGACGGCGCGGTGGTCGATCCGCGCCTGCGCGTGCGCGGCGTCGAGCGGCTGCGCGTGGTCGATGCCTCGGTGATGCCGCTGATCACCTCGGCCAATACCAATGCCGCGAGTTTGATGATCGGGGAAAAGGGCGCCGCCCTGATCGCGTCATGAGGAAGATCAACGCCAGTCCGGATGCGGATCGTCATGCTCGGGGCATGGACCTGAACATCGACAGCCACGTGCCGAAATACGCGCAGATCGCCGACATCTTCCGGCAGCGGATCGCGCGCCAGATCTGGTCACGCGGGATGCGGCTGCCGGCGAATGAAGCGTTGGCGGAAGAGTTCGGCGTGTCGCGGGTGACGATCCGGCAGGCGGTCGATCTGCTGGCGCGGGACGGCATTCTCGAGGCGCAACAGGGCCGCGGCACCTTCATCACCGGATCGGTGACGCAGGATCGCTGGCTCAAGGTCGAGACCTCGGTCACCGAACTCGCCGAGGTCTATCGCGACACATCTCCGCAGATCATCAACATCAACGAAAGCCTGACGGAAGCTCCGCTGCAGCCCGGCGACGGCAAGGCCGCGGAGCGCTACGTCTTCATGCGCCGGGTGCATTCGCGCGATGGCCAACCCTATTGCGTGATCCTGATCTATCTGGACGAGAAGATCTTCAAGCGCGCCCCGGCGAAATTCCGCAAGCAGACCGTGATCCAGGTGATCACGGAGATGCCCAAGCTCAAGATCGCCACCGCCCGCCAGACCCTGACGATCGGCACCGCCGACATCGAAGTGGCGAAGCTGTTGAAAGTGCCTCTGAACTCGCCGGTCGCCGAGGTCCGCCGGGTGTTCACCACCGCCGATCACGGCGTGATCTATCTCGCGGAAGTCACCTATCGCGGCGA
This genomic window contains:
- a CDS encoding GMC family oxidoreductase, which codes for MRAQGYDYIIVGAGSAGCIVANRLSADPACRVLLLEAGGSDRNIWLKLPVGYYRSIYDDRFSRKFITEPGEGSGGRAIVWPRGRVLGGSSSINGLIFIRGQADGFDDWERLGATGWNYRDLLPYFRRYERYRGGDSQFHGGFGEFEVSDLRTGSEAAAAWVQAGVDYGLPRNPDFNAETTYGVGAYQLGIGKRWRSSSASAFLHPIRHRKNLTVITRAQASRVLFDGTTASGVEWIEDGRRMQARAEREVILSAGALQSPQLLQLSGIGPAPLLRGLGIDVVADAPEVGQNLQDHYQARMIVRLKQKHSLNDQVRSPVGLARMGLQWLLAGNGPLTAGAGQVGGAACTRYAKAGRPDVQFNVMPLSVDKPGEPLHSYSGFTASVWQCHAESRGHLAIRSTDPFDQPTIVPNYFERDIDRKTIVAGLEILRDIYRQKSFRERWDLDVVPGAAINDAAGLWEFARSTGGTVFHACGTCRMGSDDGAVVDPRLRVRGVERLRVVDASVMPLITSANTNAASLMIGEKGAALIAS
- a CDS encoding GntR family transcriptional regulator — encoded protein: MDLNIDSHVPKYAQIADIFRQRIARQIWSRGMRLPANEALAEEFGVSRVTIRQAVDLLARDGILEAQQGRGTFITGSVTQDRWLKVETSVTELAEVYRDTSPQIININESLTEAPLQPGDGKAAERYVFMRRVHSRDGQPYCVILIYLDEKIFKRAPAKFRKQTVIQVITEMPKLKIATARQTLTIGTADIEVAKLLKVPLNSPVAEVRRVFTTADHGVIYLAEVTYRGDFIRIDMDLRP